One Eurosta solidaginis isolate ZX-2024a chromosome 1, ASM4086904v1, whole genome shotgun sequence genomic window, CGGTATCGATACTGAAGAAAAGAAAGGTTGGAAACAAATAAGAGACAATTAGGAGTGGATATTATTAAAGGACATAAAGAGAAATTAATGAACGGAAAGGTGagaaaagaaatggataggatgggAAAATAAGGGAAAGAAAAGGTGGGAGAACAAAGTACAGGTTAAAGCCGAATGCGGAAACGAAATCAAAAAGGACAGAAGAAAACTACAATTAAAATCCATACTACGTTTTACGATCCGcaatcgaaactcattttttgaATAACTCAACAGATTAATAACATATGTGAAATTGCGACAAATCcttaacttattataatttttaagaaTAGTTTGACAGATGTATAGTTATCGTTTTAGTGAAAATGGCTTCCAGTATCTGTCATAGCCACAACGCAAATTTGAAGGAAAGTTGGgcttctcttcggaggttataataATCACCCTtttcgcgagttttattttcacccgtaaatattcacagttttcgttcaccctatcgcagagggttgcgaaacaatttttcgtgttcgaaaaacatttcaccttatcggcaactctttgttcgggcgaaatgaacagcggggaaacccaaatttattcacttatattttacaggcgaacgagaggaaaacaaaatgtaaataattttttgatttaaaatttgatactcttataattatatgtacttttattattagaaataaatcaataaataatgcacaatcggaagctgagtggaaaaaagtgaaattcctgtattgctaagtatgtaaattctattttttatgacaacgtatcagtcggccaagttatctaTAGTGGACAAAGCAACGATTCCAAAacgttgagcacctcactgaaacgaTTTGCTAAGActcacttcatggtcctttccaacgcattttccctatgcgaaaaaacgaaggcatgtactcaactttacaattggtggaactccaaatttttgcttcaatggtggcaaggagttagtaagaatatctagcaaatatttgaatgccggcttgtttagcctgtaatattggcgaaagctaattgaaaaaaaattaagttgttattcaaaagtgctaaaaaagtaatttttagcttacagtaaATCAttcagctccaaagggttagaactgtcccttaattgcctccgaatcgctttcacatttatattttccCCGCGCTCAttcaataccaacctaatttcaatactaaacattattttataaatcttttatttctatttttgttgtattttaaggaaatatatgcttggttacaaaatttacgcaattgtaaattatttgttcactgtcAATTCACAATATAggatcagctgtttcgaagtgaacttttgttcgcccgaaattgcggATAggggaaaaagttcacccgaacaaaagaagtgaaggcgaacacttttccgcgtgaacttcgcgataagggtgaataactGGTATTTGTTTTATATACATTACACTTAaattttaagctgcagacattggtgctttatcggtaaccttataacagctgattcgaccaaccttatgggaatcaatgcaatcgattattggtgccgctaaggtcgtaaccgtatcgtagccaaccaattggtttaaGTTGGAgttattggtgccgtatgtcgtatcgctgtatccgtatccctaacgtaatcagctgtttatcgttacgacggtaaaccaaaacccaattggttggctacgatacggttacgaccttagcggcaccaataatcgattgcattgattctcataaggttggtcgaatcagctgttataaggttaccgatacggttaccgataaagcaccaatgtctccagctttatagtttaccgtcgtaacgataaacagctgatttcgttagggatacgactacagcgatacgacaaacggcaccaatgactccgcttttatatggactgccaagtgaataactttatctacacttctgaaattgctccgcagaaaattagtactcctaaatttcaaagcgtattatactcagatgcaggTGAAATGTGTGTTTTACCTTTACATTATTCACGGCAACGGATTCAGCCATAGGTTATACACTACGGCCAACAGAGGTGCATGTCTTCGCTATTCtgtacaacccgttttgtagctagttatttaaccactgccgctagctgggtctcctaaacattatgtAAGTGATGATACgcgttttttttacccgcaaatgtatatgtatatacatgtaaaaaacacgCTAATGTATTCTTCTATTCTTGCCACGACGTTTTGAGAGATACCAATAATCCGAAGTCCAGAATTAAAATTTTGGTTCTAAAATATCTGAATATCATAACAGTCCGGCAGCTCGATGTTTGCATTCCCTTGAAATTAAATGTCAAAACTGAACTGTCAATTGTTTGGTACATATAACCTCATAGTAGGGTTAGAGTTGGtagtagagttgtgctttttcgttcatttcagagattcgaatctttagttctttttctgatgaacgaacaagttgttctttttgttaatctgttctttttttttcaagcaaatttgatcactgctgctcgcacccgcgaaaaaagccaacaagtatagatgagggtgtgtatgcagcaatgctttgcgTAGGTAcatttaaatgagtaatgaataaataagtcaatatatatgtataattaacttcaaaaaaagttacaaatttcggaagatccaggaaattgaaagagtacagatacaaattgtaaatatgaacttttcaagtttaataaatgtaataattagtttcttataaagcatgtttttcataaatagtccatacatatattgttgtagcagtgccacacacaaagatgaccacacatatctttagtgtaagtggcatcatcgacattcgtgctcagaatttctgcgtatgtatgtgtgaatttacaatgttcgcgaacgagaagagggaaagaataacattaaaaaagaacaaaaagaaccgaaatcgaagatctagttcacttgttcagttgagagacccggtcaattgaacaagttcagaacgaaacgacccaactctagttGGTAGAATCTCGACTATCGTCCTATgtagtgaaatatttttttgtcacGAAATTACATAAATTGGAGGCCAGTTGGTTTCATCGCGGTTCTTAAATTATAAAAGAAAGAAGAAATTGTTAGGGGTATGTGTTGACATTTGTTATCTCACCCAGCGAATGCGTTGCAATTATGCAACCTACATTTGAGGGTTGTAAAACACTGTGATCCACTTATTTTGAATTTCATTGTAGAACTACAATGGGTAACACAATTCCTGGGGTAAGTATGCAAGCAGCACCCCAAATGCCCAACGACCATGCACTTGTCGCTGCTATCGGCGCTGCTCCTTCACCAGAATGTCCTATGCACCAAAAAGATTCTGCAACACAATCGgtgcaacaacaaacaaaaactaCAGGAGCAGCAGCATCTGAATGCCCTGTACAACATGGTGCCAATGATATTAATCCACTTAATATGATGCCACCCGCCAATCAACAACCAGCACCAGATCAACCATTTCCATTATCAACGGAACGTCAAACTTCGACTATACCAAAGGTAACAGAAGATGGTTCTCAACAGTTTTGGCAATATCCCAGTCAGCAAATGTTTTGGAATGCAATGTTGCGCAAAGGTTGGCGTTGGAAGAATGAAGATATTTCACAAAAAGATTTGGGTGATATTATATTTATACATAATGCCAATAATGAGCAAGCTTGGAAGGAAGTACTTAAATGGGAGGCACTACATGTAAAGGAATGTGGTAATCCACGATTAAAGAGTTTTGGCGGCAAGGCTGCTGATTACAGTCCACGCGCACGTATACGCAGTTGGATGGGGTATGTACATATTATACCTGCATATAATTTGTTAAAACCTGCTTTTATACATCTTTTTTGACAGCTACGAACTACCCTTCGACCGGCACGATTGGATTGTCGATCGCTGTGGCAAAGATGTGCGCTATGTAATTGACTATTATGACGGCGGTGTTGTGGACAAGGATTATAAATTCGCAATTTTGGATGTGCGTCCCGCAATGGActccctcggcaatgtttgggaTCGTATGCGAGTTGCTTACATGCGTTGGAAGTTTGCTGCATTAGATTCCATAACTGGAAATCAAGCTGAGGCTAGCAGTGGCAAAGTAGATCAAtaagaaaaatttacaatttaagaGCTTTTACTTGAATATTggcaataatttaatttatttattgtacTTGACTAAATTTACTtaccaaatacatatgtatttacaacaTATATAGTTAAATAATAGtatattaaaatatgtataacgaGAGATAAAAAATTATATGACTAAATATTGCTGCAGTGCTATTTCTTAAAAGAAAAGGAAATAGAGCCCGCGGGCGTTTTTTCCCTTTTGAAAAGCAAATTAATGCCCGCGggctttatttcattttattagccCGCAACGTAGTTACCtattcaaaaaataaaactttgaatttttttaaacataacGTACCTATtggacaaaaaaatttatgatatatataaaaacaaaaaagaaacaaaataaaaacattcataataaaacgaagcaaaatgaaataaaattacttaatataaaaattcaatgtaAGAAGcacttataaatatttattttattttatgtttgttaAATGGtgtgttttaatggtgtgttcattTATACATATCATTTTAAGAATTCACCTTTatatattaaaacattttgtgccttattggatttaaaaatttaattctaaAATCATTCTTGTTCCTTAAGCCCTAGGTGCACATCTCCTACATATGCTATTTGGCTCGTTAAGTACTTTTGTAGTAGGTGACATttcattttaaacacaaaaagaaGTACGTTCATAATTGTTCTTTGATTGATATTTAACCATTTCAGAGTTTCTAACATATATGTGATTGGTGTCAGCCTATTACATAATAGTATGTACCGCATCcctttgttttttagtttttgcagCCTGTTTTTCATCTGTGTGGATCCCAGGAATAAAATGGCCGAACAGTATTAAAAATGTGGTTTGATCATTACATTAAATATCTTTACGGCGCTTGCGAATTCTTcggaaaaatccaattttttatAGTGTTATAATTGATAACCGGGACAGTGGTTATTTTCCAGTTGTTTGGATGTATCTTAAATTATTTAGATATTTAATTATGGTTTGGTTGAGCACCGGGGCGACTTCGTTCAGCTAAGGTTGAGCACCGGGCAAACATTGTCTGGGATTAATTTAGTTCAGTTTGGAGTATGTATGTGCTCAAAGAATTGGTCTTATTTGAAATAACAAGGAGACATCCATGCGCAGATACGTGTTCTCTCATACCTTTGGGCAGTGGAGTTGGGATACACTGAAGATCATCGACATAGTAACGTATTGATTAAGACACTTTCCGGAGGTTACGGGAGGGTcatcggtgttgatggtcctttaccggttATAGATCCGGTGCGTTCTGGTAACATGCACCTAATGCTATCAAGCCTCCCATTCCCAGGTCGTAAGTGCCGTTGTTATGACTTGATTTGTCACAAACTAGTGTTTTGCCAAGCGTTAAAACGGGTAGTCTATCCCACCCCCACCACAACAAACATTACTGTTAGAGACAAatcgaatcgaattctaatgtatttctctaaggtagaaggttagacgACTATTTGCGGAACTGTCGaaaattatagcattctcgacaaaaaggggactttgtTCTGAATATAGAGAAAAGGGTTACAATTCTAATCGAACTCTAGCCTcaatttctaatgtgaattttaaGTTTCTTTCAATATTTAGCTGATTTGAGGTATAGATATGTAGCATATCAACAGTTTGCTCACTTTCCTAAAAACCAGGACATCTTAggaaacaactgctgatttagcaccgcctccacggggattagGGGAACATCTCCTAAGGCACTATGCCGAGAtgcggcacctgccaacacaaccgtttgatccaggcaagcataagcagcccttagccaaatccacacagaatcggtaaacgcctttgacAGGATGCGCAGGGTGAATCCcattattaatatgcaatatcccacccttgcagaagaaagcacactaccaagggaaacacgagtcaccctggcccaacttcgctctggatactgtaacaagttaaactcttacttgtccagaatcaaccgcgacatacgtaatgtaggtcctgcatgtaatgtgtccccgaatgacaccaactatcttttcaattgtaatgtggaacctacgccaataacacccatctccctatggtccaccctgttgaaacagcaagcttccttgaactaccgttagaggattcagatgacaatttgtgagtggtcgtgcccattaaatggggcgaagcactgttaatacaacaacacaacatcgctacaacaacaacaatgtaaaatcacaatatttctcTAGCGTTAGAAACTGTTTTTGCTGACCCCTATTGCTGTATATAATCGACAGCTGAGGGATAATCGACTATCTTTGTAATGGTTAAAAAGTATTTTACTTGctttgaaaaaggaaaaaaagtgtTTGTTTTGATTGAGCAATAGGGGGGATATTTTTTTACCAACATTGCgctgtaaattttcaaaaaaattcaaaatgtttaAACGCAGACCAACTACACTACTTAagctggttgttgttgttcttgttgtagcgataatgttgcccccccccccaaccccccccaagggtttggggagtgttatcgatgtgatgtcATCTCATTTACTATTGCAAATCTGGTTTCTTTCTTTTTCAAGAATGTAACAGCTCGTTTAATTCTTTACATTTGTAATGCGCAGCTAAATTAAAAAAAGACATATTAAATAAGATAATTTTAATTAGAACTAAGGCGAAGGataaacaattattaaatatttaatcTGATTTGAAAATcaacttaattaaaaaaaaatattacgcaTTATTGTTGACTTTCATAATTGTCGTCTTAAATTTCCAATGCCCACAATTGGTTTTGTGTTGGTTTAGgtaattaattttcttttaagtttataaatataaaaggcCACTCGCAGCAGCATGGGCCATTAACGTATTGGCAGCTTGTTTGGTTTCCAAAGTTAGACGCGTCTCGTTTAACCAATCACATGAAACACTACGTGGTCCACCTTGTAGTAGATTCATGTATTTTAGTGCTTGCATTAGATCGCCACGATCAACGAAGTACCTGTAAAATTAACCAAGTTTTAGATTTTTAATACGCGCAGTATAAATCTACTTTTTTGCTTACCTAGCTCTATTTAATATATCGTAAGTATCTAATTTGCTATA contains:
- the Cchl gene encoding holocytochrome c-type synthase, with amino-acid sequence MGNTIPGVSMQAAPQMPNDHALVAAIGAAPSPECPMHQKDSATQSVQQQTKTTGAAASECPVQHGANDINPLNMMPPANQQPAPDQPFPLSTERQTSTIPKVTEDGSQQFWQYPSQQMFWNAMLRKGWRWKNEDISQKDLGDIIFIHNANNEQAWKEVLKWEALHVKECGNPRLKSFGGKAADYSPRARIRSWMGYELPFDRHDWIVDRCGKDVRYVIDYYDGGVVDKDYKFAILDVRPAMDSLGNVWDRMRVAYMRWKFAALDSITGNQAEASSGKVDQ